TAATCGTTATATTATATAATGGAGGTAATCGATGGATTCTACGGATCGTAAAATTATAAAAATTCTTCAAGATAACGGAAGAATTTCAATGAAAGACTTAGGTCAATCGGTAGGTTTAACTTCTCCTGCTGTTTCAGAAAGAGTTAAGCGTTTAGAAGAGAATAATATAATTTTAGCTTATAAAGCTATAATAAATCCTAAGAAATTAAACAAAAATGTAAGTGCTTTTATGAATATATCACTGCCAGCAGATAAATACTCTCATTTTGTTGATTTTGCAAATAATAATGACAGTATAGTAGAATGTCACCATATAACTGGTCAAGGATGTGTTATCATAAAGGTTCTGGTACCTAATATGGATGATCTTGAATCTTTAATAGATACTATTAAGCAAATGGGAAGTACTCAGACTCATATTATACTTTCCTCGCCAATAGAATCCAAGTCTATATTATAATTTTGAAGATTTTAAATGTATACTTTCTTTGAATTTTATTTAAGTTATCAAAAATATGTCTATGAAAATACGTGAAAAGCAACTGCTTGTATTTTTATAGGCATATTTTTTTATACATTTATAAAAATAAAGTTCATTATATAAAATAAATACCTTTACATATTATTGTTTAATTTAGAAATAATAATCTAAGGAGGTGTATCTATGATTCTAAGTAGAGCTACTGAAATATTACAATCTAATGGTAATGTTGAAGTTTTGTATAAAAATGAGCCTGTATGGCTCGAAAATATTGATAGTAGAACAGAAACCGTTTATGTCAAAAGTCTAAACAACGATAAAAGAATGGTAGTTCCTATTGTTGAGTTAACTGAAAACGAAAATATAAAAAGACATTAAAAAAATCTCATATTGTTAACGTTTCCTAACGTACTCCGCTTATTAAAAATACTTGCTAATTTACTTTCTAATATTATATAAGTTAAAACGTTATTTAATGTGGGTAATCAAAAACTATCTATAAAAATACCTCGAATGCAACAATATTTTTATAGATAGTTTTTTTAGTATTATTCACTTTATTATAAAATCTGATCTTA
The window above is part of the Tepidibacter aestuarii genome. Proteins encoded here:
- a CDS encoding Lrp/AsnC family transcriptional regulator produces the protein MDSTDRKIIKILQDNGRISMKDLGQSVGLTSPAVSERVKRLEENNIILAYKAIINPKKLNKNVSAFMNISLPADKYSHFVDFANNNDSIVECHHITGQGCVIIKVLVPNMDDLESLIDTIKQMGSTQTHIILSSPIESKSIL
- a CDS encoding H-type small acid-soluble spore protein, which produces MILSRATEILQSNGNVEVLYKNEPVWLENIDSRTETVYVKSLNNDKRMVVPIVELTENENIKRH